From one Lycium ferocissimum isolate CSIRO_LF1 chromosome 5, AGI_CSIRO_Lferr_CH_V1, whole genome shotgun sequence genomic stretch:
- the LOC132057780 gene encoding uncharacterized protein LOC132057780, whose amino-acid sequence MRLGEFEATITQLWDELDSVKTDAVKVAERLHQLESERANDKEKLRVVEEKVKTRARISDELKSKLEKATKANDLLQTEFESANQIRVALLEVKSEPEARLKKVEVDLEESLKDMEAAEAHSMILIEYEW is encoded by the coding sequence ATGAGGCTTGGTGAATTCGAGGCCACTATTACCCAACTTTGGGATGAACTTGACTCGGTCAAGACTGATGCCGTGAAGGTGGCAGAAAGACTTCACCAGCTTGAATCCGAGAGAGCCAATGACAAGGAGAAACTGAGGGTGGTAGAGGAGAAAGTCAAGACTCGAGCTCGGATCAGTGATGAGCTCAAGAGCAAGCTCGAGAAAGCTACTAAGGCCAATGATCTACTTCAGACCGAGTTTGAATCGGCCAATCAAATTCGAGTCGCTCTTCTTGAAGTGAAGTCCGAGCCAGAGGCTAGATTGAAAAAAGTCGAGGTCGATCTAGAAGAGTCTCTTAAAGATATGGAGGCCGCCGAGGCTCATTCTATGATTTTGATCGAGTACGAATGGTAG